Proteins encoded in a region of the Paenibacillus sp. W2I17 genome:
- a CDS encoding methyltransferase domain-containing protein, with product MRQPFDYIGYWEETYRSGETSGRGSYGVLAEFKAEVVNGLIQREGIHRVIEFGCGDGNQLQYMNYEDYLGVDVAASSVKRCASQFAKDSSKSFMLYTPGLWINRGFLQADLTVCLDVLYHITDETDFRNTLYDILHSSTAWVVLYTRLKENGNPGIDTIQDRNLFEYLFDYPDFKVHEIIPQRYPDQSSADFVILRRTPSK from the coding sequence ATGCGTCAGCCTTTTGATTACATCGGGTATTGGGAGGAAACATATCGTTCGGGTGAAACTTCCGGGAGGGGTTCATACGGGGTTTTGGCTGAATTCAAGGCCGAGGTCGTGAACGGACTGATTCAACGTGAAGGGATTCATCGTGTCATTGAGTTTGGATGTGGGGATGGCAACCAGTTGCAATACATGAATTATGAGGATTACCTGGGCGTGGATGTAGCGGCTTCTTCAGTAAAGCGTTGTGCTTCCCAATTTGCCAAGGATTCGTCCAAGAGTTTCATGCTGTATACACCAGGCCTATGGATTAACCGAGGTTTCCTGCAAGCCGATCTGACGGTCTGTCTGGATGTGTTATATCACATCACGGATGAAACAGATTTTCGCAATACCCTCTATGATATTCTGCACTCCTCAACAGCATGGGTGGTGCTTTACACCCGTTTGAAAGAAAACGGCAACCCGGGGATTGATACAATCCAGGACCGTAATCTGTTTGAATATCTCTTCGACTACCCTGATTTCAAAGTTCATGAGATTATTCCGCAGCGCTATCCAGATCAATCTTCTGCCGACTTTGTCATCCTGAGACGCACGCCTTCGAAGTGA